The genomic window CAACCATGACCACCAACCAtggttaaacagcaatagcccgaagttgaaaactttatttaaaagctctgcatttCTGCTTAATGGGAGGATGATGGGCCTTAAAGAggagagtctgccatcctcctcatttgccagcaaattaataaacttctctttctttttcctcaaaccgctttgtcctcattctttgttcAACCACagggacaagtaccaaactttaGGTAacaataaggtcacattcacagaagCCAAGGGTTAGGACCTCAACGTAtcttttggaggaaaaaattcaATCTGCAACAGCAGGATAAAGAAGAGGGGAATGGGGGTGTGAGAAAGGTCAACATCAACACCACCAAATTCTCCTGTTGGCTGCTCTCAACAGAGTCCAGCCGACCCcggggagacagagggaggaaaaaaaaataatcccgATACCCATAGATGTTCAGTGTCAGAGCCATTCTGGGAGCAGGAGATTTGGGGTGGGCCATTACTCCCTCCTAAGCTCCCCACCATCCTGAGCCCTCTGTTTGTGAAGTGGGGCCTCAGTTATCTCCTTCATCACACGAGGACAAAATGCCCCCTGCACCGCCCCTGCACACTCCGTTCCAGGCCTGTGTGtgagctgttccctctgcctggactctTTCGCATCAGTCCCAGCCCCCCAGGTGACCAGGCCAATCCCTGCTGAGCTGTCCCATCCTCCCCAGagtctcctcctgcccctccaagGCCTGAGTGGGttttttgaggggaaaaagtCTCAAACTacatttttcctctgctctcacactgttaccaaaagtttgaTACCTGTCCCCAAGGCCGAATCAatgagaatgaagaatgaggacaagtggtttgaggaaaaggaaagagaagtttattaatttgtcagcAAATAGGGAGGGCAGTGGACTAGCGTCTCAGAGACTGCCATCCTGGCTTTAGGCAGAAATACGGGGCTTTTTGAAAGGGGGATTTTCAGCCATTGGGCTTGGGTCTACGTGACCAGCATCACATGTTTAACTATAATTGGTGGTTTGGGTCACCCTTATCTCCAGTGACAGCAGTCTGTGACCCTTGTCCAGACAATTCTTTTAAGCTATCTCCTGTGATTTAAgacactagaaaacaaacagcaaagaacattttcctgTCCCTTTGATTACTGGTCTGGGAGAAGGAGTGCAGggttttaattccccaaaagGGTGGGGATTTTAGAGAGAGAACTCGTAAAACATTTCCTTGTCCTTTTTCCAAACTGTACCTCTGTTATTACATCACCACCACAGTCATCCACACAGAAGACTTCCGTGACCAAATGTGGGGGTTTTTCCCCACACGCCAAGAGGCAGACACCAGCtatgttactgaaagtttggtacTTTTCCCCCTTTGGCACTTGTTCCCAAGGCCGAATCAGTGAGAATAAAGAACTAGGATGAGTGGCttgtggaaaaggaaagagaaggttattactttgctggcaaatgagaagGGTGGCAGATTAGTATCTTAAAAGACCACTGTcctgcctttaagcagaaatacagggctttttaaGGGGGGTTTTGAGAGGTTAGGCTTGGGTCTATGTGACCAGAATCACATGTCGTGGCCTTGGGCTATTGTTACTCATTTATAGTTGGTGGGTTTGGTCGACCTTATCTCTGGTGAAGATGATCTGGCTGTTGAGCCATCttctgtggtttaagatactattaatagaaaaagaagagcaaagaacattttcctgCCCCTTTGATTATTGGCCcagggcaggaatgcaggttttaattcccaaaaagggtgggggTTTTAATGAGACAAGTGgtaaaacattttgccctttttcagatcTTTACCTCTGTTACAGCTGGGCATCCTCTAACTCAactctgacactatctacctggacgCTAGTCAAAAGTCcaggcctctggaacttctgaccaaccagcttcaagttggggttccaaCAATCCCCTCTTTGTGTTCGATTAATTTGCTAAAgctgctcacagaactcagggaaacatgttTATCAGTTTAGTATAAAGGAttttacaaaggatacagatgaagaaatgcatagggcaaggtatgggggaaggggcacGGAGGttccaccctccaggaacctccacgtgttcagctgCCCAGAAGCTCCCTGAACCCAGTCCTCTTGGGTTTTTGATGGAGGCGTCATTACAGAGGCATGTTTGATTACACTATTAGCCATTGATGATCAACTTGACCTtcacctcttctcccctccccaaagTTGGGCCTTCTAATCATGCATTGGTCTTTCCTGTGACCAGTCCCACCCTGAAGCTATCAGTCTACATTAGCATACAAAATAATAGCACTTTGGACATTCAAAGGATTTTAGAAGTTTCACACCAGGAAACAGAATAAAGACGAAATatgtatttcacaatatcacaatgGTGCCCCACTCTGATGACTAGTCCTTCCCCCCAccctacagatttttttttttttttttttttttttttttttttgagacagagtctcactctgttgcccaggctagagtgagtgccgtggcgtcagcctagctcacagcaacctcaaactcctgggctcaagcgatcctactgcctcagcctcccgagtagctgggactacaggcatgcaccaccatgcccggctaattttttgtatatatatttttagctgtccatataatttctttctatttttagtagagatggggtctcgctcttgctcaggctggtctcgaactcctgagctcaaacgatccgcccacctcggcctcccagagagctaggattacaggcgtgagccaccgcgcccggcctaccctACAGATTTTAAGTCCACCAGGGCAGTGACCACTGTTGTCCCAACTCCCagctttttaaccatttttttgccaaaggaataaatgagtgaaagcTCTTTATAAATTCTAAGTTTCCTTGCCAAGTGCCCtacctcccttccccatcccatgGAGAAATTCCCTCTTTTGAAAGCAAGCAAGATGGCTGTGCTCAGCGGCAATATTGCAGCCAAGGAGCTTTATCCCTGGTGCAATTATTGCTCACGGAAAGAAAGCAAGACAGAAAAAAGCGACTGTGCTAGGAAAGGCTACGTGAGGCCTCCTGGGTGCATTGGCCTGTGTTTCCCAGGGGTTCCAccctaaaaacagaaacaacattCAAATACACTCAAATATAACAagtgggggtggcagaggggaggaAACTCATGGGCCCTGAAGCTCAGCCCGGAGCAGCGTCAGGGAAGTGCAGCTCGAACTGTAACAAAAGGACTAAAAGAGGTCCCACTTCACTGCATTTCTCAAAGGATATAAAGGAGATTTTAATATAAATCCTGTAACAACAGTTCCCTGATCCCCTTTTGTCCCACCCAGCCTTAGTTCTCTCAAGTTCCACATTCTCCacagtcagaaagaaaaacaagattctCCTCCACTCCCAACTTGACttgtctctccccacccccaccccctacaCCCCATCCCccttttttaattgtggtaaagtatacaaatatacataagGTAATATTTACCAACCTAACCACTTTAAGTGCACAATCCAGTAACATTAGGTACACTCACgctgttgtgtaaccatcactgctgtccgtctccagaactttttttttagagcagaatcccgctatgttgcccaggctgaacttgaacttctgggctcaagccatcctcctgccttagccttaggagtcactgggactacctctgtgagccaccacccccagctcagAACTTTCATCATCCCAGATAGAAACTCTACACCCATTAAACAATTATTCCCACTCCCTTCTCTCCGGCCCCTGGTAACctttaatctactttctatctctgtgagCTTGACTCCTCTGGGCACCTCGTATAAGTGGAGTCATAGAATATTTGTTCAtgtgtgactggcttatttcactgagtatcatgttttcaagattcatccatgtggtagcatgtgtcagaatttcctctctttttaagactgaatatggccgggcgcggtggctcacgcctgtaatcctagcactctgggaggccgaggtgggcggatcgtttgagctcaggagttcgagaccagcctgagcaagagcgagaccccacctctactaaaaatagaaagaaattatatggacagctaaaaatatatatagaaaaaaattagccgggcatggtggcgcatgcctgtagtcccagctactcgggaggctgagacaggaggatcgcttgagctcaggagtttgaggttgctgtgagcaaggctgatgccacggcactcactctagcctgggcaacagagtgagactctgtctcaaaaaaaaaaaaaaaaaaaaaaaaagactgaatattCCCTTGCATGTATATCCCGTGTTTGGGTCacccattcatctgctgatggacacaagttgtttctactttttggttattgtgaagaatgctgctatgaacacggaCATGAAAATGTCTCTTCCAGtccttgttttcatttctcttggatatttaCACAACTagtagtggaactgctgggtcttAAGGGAATCTGATGTCCAATCATTTGAGAAATTGTTTTGCACAAACTGCTTTCCACATGGGTTTTACTGTTTCCAATGACGGCACCGTTTTACATTCTCAGCAGCAAAGCATTAGGGTTCCaaattctccacatcctctctaatgctttctattttctgttttttcataacAGCCATCCTAGGAGGTGTGAAGTGTGGTTTGAATTTGCTCCAGGCCACTTTGCACTGAGTGGTCCAGGATCCTCTTTGTGATGCACCATTAACTGGACGTTGACTCTTCACCCCCACAAGCAGCTGCCTCGCGCTCATCTCCAATTCAACAATCCAACTGGCTCAGCCAAGTCTATCATTGATTCCCTTTGGGTCTGGTGTCTCCCCCTGGCCCAAACAGCTCTGGCCAGGGGGATGGAAGGAGGTGGTCTGTGGGACTTCCCTTTGCAGGAATGGGGTGAGTTGCTTTCTAGGCAGGGttattgggggtgggagggagcagaCTTCGGCAGTGTGGACCTGTGTAGACCCGAAGTCAAAATGTCAGGCAGGATGCATGTCTTCTGTGTTTGGTCACAAGGAACCAGCCCTCAGAAATGTCATACCAAGAGGGGACCCATCTCCTGTAAATAAACTCAAGTTGATCAAGCTCCCAGGCCCTGAAGTAGCTATCTGAatgctcttgtttttttcttcagggTGTTTTTTTACTCATTTACAATGAGAAATAGATGGGCCAGGAGGACAGCACCTGCATGGGCAGACCCGTGTGGGCTCTCCCTGCAGTCACGCCCCACGGGAAGCCCAGTTGTGATCAGACTGTATGGTGAGGGTGGCATTGCAGCAAGGGGACCCAGGAGGGGACTGCCCATCCCAGGGACCAGGAGCCAGGACACCCTCACCCCTGCAGGGCCAGGGAAGTCCTGTCACAGCTggctttttgtgtttcttttatttgtggTCTTGGATGGCAGCTCTCAACAGGCTGGAAATACCAATCCACCTTTGAGGAGCTGATAGAAGAGCCACTATCTAGAAAAACCCCACATAAACACTTAGTTTTGCGTTCAGTGTTATGGTTATGAGACGGTGCTCGGTGTCCACCAACACCATTTCCCTTTCCTCCCGGGCACGCAGGAACATCGAGTTTCCCAGCCTTCCCCGGGCTTAACTGAGGCATGTGATTGGACTGAGAGGGCAGAAATaatggacagcactcccaggccTGGTTCCTAAGACCTCCCTTGtcatcttcctttctctctctgtcccctgcagGCCAAATGCAAAGGACTCAGAGGAGGACTCCCAGCCCTCCAAGCAAGCAGAGGGAGGAGCCTGAGCCCCTGAATGACTGGGTGGAACGGGCTCTCCCCACCCAAAGCCAACCTGCTTTTTTGGCACTGTGGTCCTAATACAAAAGAAACCTGTATGTGTGAAGCCACGGAGGCCGGAGGGTTGGACTACTCTGACCAGTGCTCCCCTGGAGGCGGCCATCGGCAAATCCTCACTCTCCTGCTCAGCCTGTCCTGGTTGTATCCAAACCAGACACCACTCTGCTTACTTATGTAACACTCGCTAAATTACCAGCATGTTCCTGTCCCACCTATGCAAGTCACTGGGTCCTCAGCCTTCACTAATGCATTTTCACACACTCTTGGCGGACGCCAATGATGGCAGCTGTGTTTGTTGTACTGATGAGTGCTTGAGGCCAATAGAAGCTACGAGAATCCTTGGGTAACCTTGAGTGTCTCACTTAACTATCTCATGTACAACTCTTTTTATCACGGGACTCattcctgccctgcccaccccatgAGCACTGGAGTAGAGAGGCCTTCGAGCCTCACTAGGGAGAGGGCTCCCGCGGTAATCAGGAAAATCCATCACTAGCGCTGGGATGGCGGCAGTAAGCGAATGCTCTGCTCCCTCTACCTGGGGCACCCTCTGTCCCCCATCAGCCTATGAGCTTTTCCTCCCGTGTGCCCTGCCCTGTGGCATCTGGATTAAGAGCCTCTGCGACTGCAGACTTTCTTTCTGCTGCACCATAAGCTGTGCCCCAGCCCTTGTCCTGGAGGGGCCCCCAGGGGACACAGGCAGTATCCACAGGATGGGGCTGTCTGAAAGGCACTCTGGGGCCACAGAAATCTCAGCCCCCACATCCTTGTCTCAGACTCTCGGGGCATTTTGTTCACTCTTTGTTTCATATAAATGCTCTTCTGACTAATGCCAATCATGTGTTCATAGAACCGGAGGATTTTTCTAGGGAAAAAGGTAAAGAGGAGGTGGGACGTAGGTGGCCCTGGAGGGTCCTGGGTTTGCCCTTCCGGCACTTGCTCTAGGTCAAGAGCCAGGCGGGAAGCTCTTAACAGCATTGCCCAAGAGTGGAGGAGGCCGGAGGACTGGGTGCGGGAGGGGGTCACCCGCCTCAGCTCCCCTCCCACAGCCCAGAGAGATGGGGACCAGGTATCGATGCCCTAAAGCCCCATGGGTGGAGGAAGCTGTAGGAGTTAGGGCAGGGGGCAAGGGGAGCAGGAATGGCCATCAGCCAGGACAGGGGCAGGGCGGGCAGGAGTGTCCCTGCTGGGAAGAGGCAGGATCAAAGCCGATGGAGGGCTCTCCGGGGCAAAGGCAAACACAGAGTCCCTGCTGTTCCACCAGAGCCCTGCCCCCGGGCTCCACCCCCAGCTATAAAGGCCCCTACCCCAAGCAGGTACCCAGGCTTCCGAGGTGTCATGGCCAAGTCACACctgctgctgtggctgctgctgcccACATTCTATGGCCTGGGCACTGGTGAGTCCCCCAGCCTCCCTGTCACAGGCAGCCCTGCCACTTACAGagcacccactctgtgccaggtgttACCCCAAGTCCATACATGATCCTCATCTTAAAGACAAGGCAGCCGGGGCTCAGAGAGGCTTCagggcttgtccaaggtcacgtaGGCGGTGGGTACTGGAAACAGGGGGAACCAGAGCTGCCTGACTCCAGCATCTCTAATGGCCGTGCACTCCCAGGATAATTGGGTTTAGAGGTTAGGTGGAGTCAGGATGCCCGGTGTGTAGCCTGGATTCTGGCTAAGGTTGCTCTGGCCCCAAACTGCAGCTGTCTGGGCTGCCCCATCCCTGGCCTGTGCCCAGGGCCCCGAGTTTTGGTGCCAAAGCCTGGAGCAAGCGTTGCAGTGCAGAGCCCTGGGGCACTGCCTGCAGGAGGTCTGGGGACACGTGGGAGCCGTGAGTACCACCAAGGGTGAATGGCAACTGGGGGCCTGGGTTGGAGGGTGCTGGGTGGGCTCTGGATGAGCCTGAGGGGATTGGAGCTCCCATGTGGAGGGATGGGGTGAGATGAGATGGGATAaggtgggggggatggggtagTGTCCTGGCAGCCCCTGCCTGAGAGAGCCTGCCACTGGAGCTGAGAGCATGCCCCGCCTCATGTGACCCCACCTTGGGGCCCCTCCCCAGGACGACCTGTGCCAAGAGTGCGAGGACATCGTCCACATCCTCACTAAGATGACCAAGGAGGCCATTTTCCAGGTGATGAGGCCCTGATGCTGGGTGAAGCTTGGGGTCCAAGAGATGAGGGacagagcaggggaggggtgAGCCCCCTGAAGGGGCTTCTTGCCGGCTGAGGGTGAGGCCTGGCTTTGCTGGGGACCCCAGGTTCCTCCAGGGCCTGAGCTCAGCAGCACAGCCAGAGACAGTCTTTCCTGGGGGGCTGAGGGGCCTACATGTGCCCAGGGGCCTATTTGACTCCTCAGCACTCTGAATGCCGGTGCCCAGGGAGAGGGGCCGGCCTGCCCTGGTGGTGGCCCTGCGTCCAGGGACTCTGGCAGGGGTAGATCACAGAGAAGCCAGGCTGACAGCCCCATCTCTACCTTCCCAGAACAAAACTCGGAAGTTTCTGGAACAGGAGTGTGACGTCCTCCCCTTGAAGCTGCTGGTGCCCCAGTGCCGCCATGTGCTCGATGTCTACTTCCCCCTGGTCATCGACTACTTCCAGAGCCAGATCGTGAGCCAAGAGCTTGCCCTTGCCTGACTCCCCACGCAGGCCCCAAGCCCACGGCACCCAGAGTGACCCCCACAGGGCACCCCagtcctacacacacacacacaaacacacagcaccccagccctacacacacacacacacacagcaccccagccctacacacacacaaacacacacagcaccccagccctacacacacacaaacacacagcaccccagccctacacacacacaaacacacagcaccccagccctacacacacacaaacacacacagcaccccagccctacacacacacacacacacacacacacacagcacccagccctacacacacacacacacacacacagcaccccagccctacacacacacaaacacacacagcaccccagccctacacacacacaaacacacacagcaccccagccctacacacacacacacacacacacagcacccagccctacacacacacacacacacacacacacagcaccccagccctacacacacacatgcacacacacacacagcaccccagccctacacacacacacacacacacacacacacagcaccccagccctacacacacacgcacacacaaacacacagcacCCCAACTGGCCACACATGTACACACCCTGCCCACAATGGGCCCAGGAAACTAAGTGCCCTTCGGCCAGGCACCAGGATCGGAGCCCCACCTGCTCGGGTGCACACGGTGGGCCtgcacactctcacacacacatgcttacATGCTTATCCATTCTCATAAACATATATGCTCACCTTCATTCACACATTTTCCCGGCCACCTGCCCCCTAATCCCACACAACCCCATCTCCGCCTTTTGTCCCCCCATGGAGCTCTAAACCACAGCATCCCCACCTGCTCTTCGCCTCCCATTCTAGTGGCCCCGGGCCCTGAGCCCTTGGGCCAgcctgagcagggctggggctcctgccCAGAACCTAACACCCACACCCTGCACTGTGCCCTAGAACCCAAAGGCCATCTGTGAGCACCTGAGCTTGTGCACACCCAGGCAGCCGGAGCCAAAACAGGAGCTGGGGACACCGGAGGGGGAGCTGGGGACACTGGAGCAGGAGCTGGGGACACTGGAGCAGGAGCTGGGGATGCCAGACCCTCTGCTGAGCCAGCTGGTCCTCCCCGTGCTGCCTGGGGCCCTCCGGGCGAGGCCGGGGCCTCACACACAGGTGAGGGAGGCGCCGACAGCCAGGTGGTGGGATCCCTCACAGGCCCTGGGAAGGGCctaaggcaggagggagagaaagggaggaggcaggggaggcagagccTCGAGGACGCTTCTCCCAGCGCCCAGCCAGGCCTCCACCCCACTCTCCCCCCAGGATCTCTCCGAGCAGttccccatccctctccccttctGCTGGCTCTGCAAGACTCTGATCAAGCGGGTCCAAGCCGTGATTCCCAAGGTGAGGCGTCCAGGGCCACATGGAGCTTGCAGCATCCCCAGCAGCTCCAGTCCCCCCAGCTCACACCCCTGTCGGGCCCAGCTGGCTGCCAGGAGTTGGGAGGGGAGCCGCTGTGCATCACCCCACACAAGGGACCCCGAGGCCCAGGCTCAGGCCTGCTGGTGCCAGGCCGAgagttcattcaacaaacattaagcCCCTGCTATatggcaggcactgtgccaggtgccagAGTACAAAAATGGGTGACAGCCAGCCTTGTCCTCCGGCAGCTCACCATCTGAGGGAGAAGAATCCTCAGCTGTCTCTGTAAgaaatatgctttaatttttcaaaaggagaattTCCACAGATAGACTCCCCATCCCTGCCTGTGTCGAACTTGGCATCTTGCAGACCTGTGGTGGCCATCACCCGATGCCCCACCAGCCCAGGGACACCCTGTCCTCAAACGGGGCCCAAATGAGGAGACGCCCTGCCCCCCCCCCTTCCGAATGGGATCGTGCAGGCCACGGGGCACCCAGGGCTCACGGGGGCACCaaggcccctgcctgccccaggcctgcACGTAGTTGGGAGTCTCCAGGTGGCCGTGAGCACGGAGCAGAGGATTCACACGGGATGAGGGGACGGCCAGGTGGAGAGGTATTAGGCTGCTGGGTCAGGCAGGGTCTCTGAGGAGGTGACGATCAAGCTGAGACCAAGAGGACAACAAAGCCCTGACGGCCACGGCCTCCATCCAGAGTGAGCTCCGCAGGCTTGAAGGGGGAGCCAGTGCGCTGCCCGGCCGAGGGACAGCGGGCTTTCCAAGCCCAGTTAAGAAACATCGGGCTTTATTCTGAATGCAGTCGACGGAGATTGCAGGGTTTGGGCAGCGGGGAGATCACTCTCCTGCTGTTTGACAAATGGAGGGGCGGGTGGGAGGCAAGCATGAAAGCAGGACATCCATGAGGAGATTCCTCAGAAACCGCAGTGATGGGCACTGGAGGCAGGGACAGAGCTCAGGGAGGTGCTGGGGACACTTTGGGGAGGTGGGCTGGCCAGCACCTGGGGACGGATGGGCCTGGGGAGTGAGGACAAGGAGGAATCAGCAATGACACCTACAGACTGCGGCTGCAGCTGGCTCTCTGGTAAGGGCGGCAGCGGAGACCGGGCAACTTGAGAAGAAACAGGTTCAAGCAGAAAAACAGAGATCTCTCCTGGCCCTGCGGAGTTCCGGGTGTCTGGGGGCCgtgcaggaggagaggggagtcAGCAGGTGGCTGAAAGCCAAGCCTTGAGGGAAGGTCCATCTGGCGATCTCAGAGAGTCTCTGGCTTGTGGGCCAGATTGAAACCCAAGGGACAGAGAGtgggcagggtgggaaggagtCCGCAAAGGGACTCACAGCCAAGGAGCCTGGGGAGGAGCAGCCAGCGAGGTGGGAACCACGGAAACCAAGGGAAGACAGGGAGGAGAGCATTTCGAGGAGGAGGGCGTTCACCTGGGCCCAGAGATCAAGCCAGGCAAGACATGATGCATGGGTTTGGCCAGAGAGAGGTAGTGGTGACCTTGACAGCGGTTTTGGAGGAGCGGTAGGGGCAGAAGCCCCAGTGGAGATTGGGAGGGGGAAGTAGAGCAGCAAGTACTGACATGTCAAGAAGTTTCTCAGGGAAGGTGagcagagggggtggggtgggtcagtgagggcaggagagaggacaGTGCAGGAGTGAAGCCCTAGTGGGGCGGGCAGGCCCAGCCTACAATCGGTGCAGTGCCCCCACTGGGCATATCACACAAGGAGAAGTACACTCACTTCCCTGGCCCTGCTCTTACCTCCCCCTCCCAGCACTGGGGCCAGCTGGGGCCACAGGAGGAGCAGGGTGGCCTGGCGCATGTGTGAAGGGGTGATGGGGTGAAGGAAAGAGCCGTGAGCTGGCTACCTCTCTCCTGGCCTTTCAGCTCGGAGGCTATGTCTGGACGCAGGGTGTGGTGGGGAAACTGCTGGCTTCCCCAGGGACctgggccaagcacagtggctcacacccgtaatcctagcactctgggaggctgaggcaggaggatcgcttgagctcaggagtttgaggttgctgtgagctagactgacgccacggtactctagcccaggcaccagagtgagactgtctcaaaataaataaataaataaataaaaataaaaccagggaCATGTTGTGGGAGTCAGATAGGAGTCAGATAGGAGCTGACCCACCTGTGGGAAAGTGGAGCAAGCCCTGGGTCAGGAGGGAGAAGACGCAACTTCCGGTCCTAGCTCTGGCCAGGCTGCCATGTGGCCTTGGTGAGGCCCACCTTTCTGGGCTAGCCATGCTTCCAGCCAGTGTGCAGCCTTTGGAGACCCAGGCCCATGGCCGGCTCCTGCACTCAGTGACTCCGGGTGAGTCCCCCTAGTCCCCTggcctctctgatcctcagtgtCCTAGTCCATAAACAGCCTTACTCTCCCTCCTAGAAGGGAATGAGGGAATTTATACGGCTTTGCCGAGGGAAGGTCCCATGCTGCCCTCTCTCTGCCCTTGCCCCAGGGTGTGCTGGCCGTGGCTGTGGCCCAGGTATGCCACGTGGTACCCCTGGTGGTGGGCGGCATCTGCCAGTGCCTGGCCGAGCGCTACACTGTCATCCTCCTGGACGCGCTGCTGGGCCGTGTGGTGCCCCAGCTGGTCTGCGGCCTCGTCCTCCGGTGCTCCAGCGAGGACAGCGCTGGTCCAGGTAAGCCTGCTGCCCTCACCTTGGCCCACTGcccactctcctcctccccctgccctggccctgcacgACAGGAGCCAAACTCGCCTG from Eulemur rufifrons isolate Redbay chromosome 19, OSU_ERuf_1, whole genome shotgun sequence includes these protein-coding regions:
- the SFTPB gene encoding pulmonary surfactant-associated protein B is translated as MAKSHLLLWLLLPTFYGLGTAVWAAPSLACAQGPEFWCQSLEQALQCRALGHCLQEVWGHVGADDLCQECEDIVHILTKMTKEAIFQNKTRKFLEQECDVLPLKLLVPQCRHVLDVYFPLVIDYFQSQINPKAICEHLSLCTPRQPEPKQELGTPEGELGTLEQELGTLEQELGMPDPLLSQLVLPVLPGALRARPGPHTQDLSEQFPIPLPFCWLCKTLIKRVQAVIPKGVLAVAVAQVCHVVPLVVGGICQCLAERYTVILLDALLGRVVPQLVCGLVLRCSSEDSAGPALAALGSLPGEWLPQDSECRLCMSVATQARNSSEQAMPQAMRQACLGSWLDRQKCEQFVEQHTPQLLALASRGQDAHATCQALGACATSSSPLQCLFSPHF